A region of Pyxidicoccus parkwaysis DNA encodes the following proteins:
- a CDS encoding GNAT family N-acetyltransferase — MHIRNADARDWPHIYPFFSAIVAAGETYAYPDGLSLEAARTWWMEEPPGRTVVAVDGDVILGSAKMGPNRPGRGAHVATASFMVDPAHRGRGVGRALGEHMLGWARAAGYHGVQFNAVVETNTAAVRLWLELGFRIIGTVPEAFAHPRHGLVGLHVMFQRL, encoded by the coding sequence ATGCACATCCGGAACGCTGACGCGCGAGATTGGCCCCACATCTACCCGTTCTTCTCCGCCATCGTCGCGGCGGGGGAGACGTACGCGTACCCGGACGGGCTGTCGTTGGAGGCAGCCCGGACGTGGTGGATGGAGGAGCCGCCGGGTCGGACGGTGGTGGCCGTGGACGGCGATGTGATTCTCGGCTCGGCGAAGATGGGGCCGAACCGGCCGGGCCGGGGCGCGCACGTGGCGACGGCGAGCTTCATGGTGGACCCGGCGCACCGCGGGCGCGGTGTGGGCAGGGCGCTGGGCGAGCACATGCTCGGCTGGGCGCGCGCGGCGGGTTACCACGGCGTCCAGTTCAACGCGGTGGTGGAGACGAACACGGCGGCGGTGCGGCTGTGGCTGGAGCTCGGCTTCCGCATCATCGGCACGGTACCCGAGGCCTTCGCTCACCCGAGGCACGGGCTGGTGGGACTGCACGTGATGTTTCAGCGTCTGTGA
- a CDS encoding leucine-rich repeat domain-containing protein, giving the protein MAVKQDGVKVWGLEASAQDVWPRVEAVVTPEWRKKLSSWWKGITEQGVLFHEGDLEADSLVVGPRPLVVSGSVRLKGLLSDGHAADHTLLVVLGDLEVENVATFSAMFIAGNARIRGLLFGDSLGDDVFCVGGGLTARTLVEEHHHIEVYGALDVDALVGSKLTATGRPRKTLEPHEALLPGAFNVEDEDEDGVIDSTLDRKGLLAKLRAGKPVLADTRLGPVEKAIAAVKEKAARGEKATRLGLAQKKLKAIPEEVFSLTGLESLTLDTNDIEEVSPRIGELQALKSLSLESLPLKTLPVELCRLPALKKLSLRYCNNLTRLPDAFGELASLEELYLDAMALEDFPEVLTRLPKLKKLWWWRFYKMTPGRVQLLVDGLGRLPKLTHAGFFQGELSALPGGLAPLARLKQFKLGLDRIPEAEVKRLESALPPGRLHVGY; this is encoded by the coding sequence ATGGCGGTGAAGCAGGACGGAGTGAAGGTCTGGGGGCTCGAAGCCTCCGCGCAGGACGTGTGGCCCCGCGTGGAGGCGGTGGTGACGCCCGAGTGGCGGAAGAAGCTGTCCTCGTGGTGGAAGGGCATCACCGAGCAGGGCGTCCTCTTCCACGAGGGCGACCTGGAGGCGGACTCGCTCGTCGTCGGCCCCCGGCCGCTGGTCGTCTCCGGCAGCGTGCGGCTGAAGGGGCTGCTCTCGGACGGCCACGCGGCGGACCACACCTTGCTCGTGGTGCTGGGAGACCTGGAGGTGGAGAACGTCGCCACGTTCTCCGCCATGTTCATCGCGGGCAACGCGCGGATTCGGGGGCTCCTCTTCGGTGACTCGCTCGGGGATGACGTCTTCTGCGTCGGAGGCGGGCTGACGGCGCGCACCCTCGTCGAGGAGCACCACCACATCGAGGTGTACGGCGCACTGGACGTGGACGCGCTCGTGGGCAGCAAGCTCACCGCGACGGGACGGCCTCGCAAGACGCTGGAGCCGCACGAGGCGCTCCTGCCGGGCGCCTTCAACGTGGAGGACGAGGACGAGGATGGCGTCATCGACTCGACGCTCGACCGGAAGGGACTGCTCGCGAAGCTGCGCGCGGGGAAGCCCGTGCTGGCGGACACGCGGCTCGGCCCGGTGGAGAAGGCCATCGCCGCCGTGAAGGAGAAGGCGGCGCGCGGCGAGAAGGCGACGCGGCTGGGGCTCGCGCAGAAGAAGCTGAAGGCCATTCCCGAGGAGGTCTTCTCCCTCACCGGGCTGGAGAGCCTCACGCTGGACACGAACGACATCGAGGAGGTGTCTCCGCGCATCGGCGAGCTTCAAGCGCTGAAGAGCCTCAGCCTGGAGAGCCTGCCGCTGAAGACGCTGCCCGTGGAGCTCTGCCGCCTCCCCGCGCTGAAGAAGCTGAGCCTGCGTTACTGCAACAACCTCACCCGGCTCCCGGATGCGTTCGGCGAGCTGGCGTCGCTGGAGGAGCTGTACCTCGACGCCATGGCGCTGGAGGACTTCCCCGAGGTGCTGACGCGGCTGCCGAAGCTGAAGAAGCTCTGGTGGTGGCGCTTCTACAAGATGACGCCCGGGCGGGTGCAGCTCCTGGTGGACGGGCTCGGGCGGCTGCCGAAGCTGACACATGCCGGGTTCTTCCAGGGCGAGCTGTCCGCGCTGCCGGGAGGCCTCGCGCCGCTCGCCAGGCTCAAGCAGTTCAAGCTGGGACTGGACCGCATCCCCGAGGCGGAGGTGAAGCGACTGGAGTCGGCGCTGCCACCCGGCCGTCTGCACGTGGGGTACTGA
- a CDS encoding zinc-dependent alcohol dehydrogenase family protein: protein MSPLEKETRLYIRRAAFTHDAEHTMSGTMKQWRLEQPGRQHLKLADVEIPRPAAGEVLVRVSAVSLNYRENLMIDGGGYAGIKEPVVPTSDMAGEVVATGAGARRFKEGARVMANFQTDWVDGPPQREMRSLGASAPGVLAEYVAMPEGWLVASPTTLDDVQASTLPCAGLTAWTALTDLGAPKPGQTVVTQGTGGVSLFAVQLASAMGARVIALSGDEGKLARVKALGAAHGLNRRHTPEWDAAVLELTGGRGADYILELAGGDNLGRSAKALAPGGRISLIGVFEGFGVSFPTVPLMQRHGIIQGIFVGHRRGLEELVRAVDALALKPVVDTVYPLADFPQALEHLDRGPFGKLVVRVR from the coding sequence GTGTCGCCACTGGAGAAGGAGACGCGCCTCTATATCCGGCGCGCGGCTTTCACGCATGACGCGGAGCACACGATGAGCGGCACGATGAAGCAGTGGCGGTTGGAGCAGCCCGGCCGGCAGCACCTGAAGCTGGCGGACGTCGAGATTCCGAGGCCGGCAGCGGGCGAGGTGCTGGTGCGCGTCTCTGCCGTCTCGCTCAACTACCGCGAGAATCTCATGATTGACGGCGGAGGCTACGCGGGCATCAAGGAGCCCGTCGTGCCCACGTCCGACATGGCAGGCGAAGTCGTGGCCACCGGCGCGGGCGCGCGGCGCTTCAAGGAAGGCGCGCGCGTAATGGCCAACTTCCAGACGGACTGGGTGGACGGGCCGCCGCAGCGAGAGATGCGGAGCCTCGGCGCCTCTGCGCCGGGCGTGCTGGCCGAGTACGTGGCCATGCCGGAAGGCTGGCTGGTTGCCTCACCCACCACGCTGGACGACGTGCAGGCGAGCACGCTGCCCTGCGCGGGGCTCACCGCGTGGACGGCGCTGACGGACCTGGGCGCGCCGAAGCCGGGGCAGACGGTGGTGACACAGGGCACGGGCGGCGTGTCGCTGTTCGCGGTGCAGCTCGCCTCCGCCATGGGCGCGCGGGTCATCGCGCTCTCCGGTGACGAGGGCAAGCTCGCGCGGGTGAAGGCACTGGGCGCGGCGCATGGCCTCAACCGCCGTCACACGCCGGAGTGGGACGCAGCGGTGCTGGAGCTCACCGGCGGACGGGGCGCGGACTACATCCTGGAGCTGGCCGGAGGCGACAACCTCGGCCGCTCGGCGAAGGCGCTGGCGCCGGGCGGGCGCATCTCGCTCATCGGCGTGTTCGAGGGCTTCGGCGTGAGCTTCCCCACCGTGCCGCTGATGCAGCGTCACGGAATCATCCAGGGCATCTTCGTGGGGCACCGTCGCGGCCTCGAAGAACTGGTGCGCGCGGTGGATGCGCTCGCGCTGAAGCCCGTGGTCGACACCGTGTACCCGCTCGCTGACTTCCCGCAGGCGCTGGAGCACCTGGACCGCGGGCCCTTCGGCAAGCTCGTCGTGCGCGTCCGCTGA
- a CDS encoding LysR family transcriptional regulator, translating to MTDRLSGVLTFVQAVEAGSFALAAQRMGLSRSAIGKSISRLEERLGTRLFQRTTRRQSLTDDGQAFYERCVRALAELEAAEAALDSGRRAPTGRLRVSMPVLFGRHCAAPLLWELTREHPGLEVEISFSDRVVDLIEDGFDLAVRVGPLDDHAGLTARRLGVQEMVVCASPAYVAKHGSPKTLDDLKHHEGIVYGRNGFTKAWWFPDGQGGMRHVSVPSRLRLDDLETIADAAVQGAGLAWVPCWLIGERLRKKQLTLVLQDVPRYGNEIFAVWPQNKHLPSKVRTAIDVLAARIPGRLSAVHR from the coding sequence ATGACGGACCGCCTCAGCGGAGTGCTCACCTTCGTCCAGGCCGTGGAGGCCGGCAGCTTCGCGCTCGCCGCGCAGCGCATGGGCCTGTCGCGCTCGGCCATCGGCAAGAGCATTTCCCGGCTGGAGGAGCGGCTGGGCACGCGCCTCTTCCAGCGCACCACGCGCCGGCAGAGCCTCACCGATGACGGGCAGGCTTTCTACGAGCGCTGCGTGCGAGCGCTCGCGGAACTGGAGGCCGCCGAGGCCGCGCTGGACTCCGGCCGCCGCGCGCCCACCGGCCGCCTGCGCGTGAGCATGCCCGTGCTCTTCGGACGGCACTGCGCGGCGCCCCTGCTGTGGGAGTTGACGCGCGAGCACCCGGGGCTGGAGGTGGAGATCTCCTTCAGCGACCGCGTGGTGGACCTCATCGAGGATGGCTTCGACCTGGCGGTCCGCGTCGGGCCGCTCGATGACCACGCGGGCCTCACCGCGCGCCGGCTGGGCGTGCAGGAGATGGTCGTCTGCGCCTCACCCGCGTACGTCGCGAAGCACGGCAGCCCGAAGACGCTCGATGACTTGAAGCACCACGAAGGCATCGTCTATGGCCGCAATGGCTTCACCAAGGCGTGGTGGTTCCCGGACGGCCAGGGCGGCATGCGGCACGTGTCCGTGCCTTCGCGCCTGAGGCTCGATGATTTGGAGACCATCGCCGACGCGGCCGTGCAGGGCGCGGGGCTGGCGTGGGTGCCGTGCTGGCTCATCGGCGAGCGGCTGCGCAAGAAGCAGCTCACGCTGGTGCTCCAGGACGTGCCCCGGTACGGCAACGAAATCTTCGCCGTGTGGCCACAGAACAAGCACCTGCCCTCGAAGGTGCGCACGGCCATCGACGTGCTGGCGGCGCGCATCCCCGGACGGCTGAGCGCCGTGCACCGCTAG
- a CDS encoding IS630 family transposase: protein MTHWSTRSLARAAQLRGIAPKLSHSEVALILRDADLQPHRSRYWKTPTPDDTFRRKAAQVLWCYERAQALARRGEVVMCLDEKPNIQVLERRCPTRFLSPGRIERREFEYVRHGTVNFLARLVVHTGQMRGWCLEHNDGACLREALPQVLGEYRDARRIHLIWDNGSSHVAHETRDWLRGNYPRVRVLYTPAHASWLNQAELLLRAFAARYLERGDWASRSDFIAHLEASWPEYNRLYAHPFIWSWTRHKMHTWVDRHLA, encoded by the coding sequence ATGACGCACTGGTCCACCCGCAGCTTGGCACGCGCCGCTCAACTGCGCGGCATCGCCCCGAAGCTCTCCCACTCCGAGGTCGCTCTCATTCTCAGGGATGCCGACCTGCAACCGCACCGCTCCCGCTACTGGAAGACACCGACACCTGACGACACCTTCCGTCGCAAGGCGGCGCAGGTTCTCTGGTGCTACGAGCGTGCCCAGGCATTGGCCCGCCGAGGCGAAGTGGTGATGTGCCTGGATGAGAAACCCAACATCCAGGTGCTGGAGCGCAGGTGCCCGACACGCTTCCTCAGCCCGGGCCGCATCGAGAGGCGGGAGTTTGAGTACGTGCGGCACGGGACGGTGAACTTCCTGGCCAGGCTGGTGGTGCACACGGGCCAGATGCGGGGCTGGTGCTTGGAGCACAATGACGGAGCGTGTCTGCGGGAAGCGCTGCCTCAAGTGCTTGGTGAGTACCGAGATGCGCGACGCATCCACCTCATCTGGGACAACGGCTCCAGCCACGTCGCCCACGAGACACGCGACTGGTTGCGTGGCAATTACCCGCGCGTGCGGGTGCTCTACACCCCGGCTCATGCCTCCTGGCTCAATCAGGCCGAACTCCTGCTGCGTGCCTTCGCAGCGCGCTACCTCGAACGAGGGGACTGGGCCAGCCGCTCCGACTTCATCGCCCACCTCGAAGCAAGCTGGCCCGAGTACAACCGCCTCTACGCCCACCCGTTCATCTGGTCCTGGACCCGCCACAAGATGCACACGTGGGTGGATCGGCACCTCGCCTGA
- a CDS encoding CGNR zinc finger domain-containing protein: MARSKRSTPEPHTAPAGELRDGFKFRSGRLALDLPASLAARLKAEPKDLLETPHDLGRWLVAAGLAAKDPKPTDEELRQARELREALYRLARARVQGEDFDAKDRALVNRWAAEPPPAPQLGTEGLTWTSGGVRSLLAAVARDGVELLGGPFAERIRNCEGEGCALLFVDTSRSGQRRWCSMAGCGNKAKVEEFRRRQREEGR; encoded by the coding sequence ATGGCACGCTCGAAACGTTCCACCCCGGAACCGCACACGGCGCCGGCAGGCGAGCTGCGCGACGGGTTCAAGTTCCGCTCCGGCCGGCTGGCCCTCGACCTCCCGGCGTCGCTGGCCGCGCGACTGAAGGCCGAGCCGAAGGACCTGTTGGAGACGCCGCATGATTTGGGCCGCTGGCTCGTGGCAGCCGGGCTGGCGGCGAAGGACCCGAAGCCCACCGACGAGGAGCTGCGTCAGGCGCGCGAGCTCCGCGAGGCCCTCTACCGGCTGGCGCGGGCGCGCGTGCAGGGCGAGGACTTCGATGCGAAGGACCGGGCCCTGGTGAATCGCTGGGCGGCGGAGCCACCTCCGGCGCCGCAGCTCGGGACAGAGGGACTCACGTGGACGAGCGGCGGTGTGCGCTCGCTATTGGCGGCGGTGGCGAGGGACGGCGTGGAGCTGCTCGGAGGTCCGTTCGCGGAGCGCATCCGCAACTGCGAGGGCGAGGGCTGTGCGCTGCTCTTCGTGGACACCTCGCGCTCCGGCCAGCGCCGCTGGTGCTCCATGGCCGGCTGCGGCAACAAGGCGAAGGTGGAGGAGTTCCGCCGCCGGCAGCGGGAGGAGGGGCGCTAG
- a CDS encoding SDR family oxidoreductase, giving the protein MQLEGKRVVVIGAGSGIGRSVAVAASEAGASVVLAGRKRESLEATAALMKGRREVRVLDASEETQVAAFFEEVGSFDHLVSTASQGASGPLTGMGADAIQRAFAAKLWAPVFLVKHAAPRIAQDGSFTFFSGFRAGRPAVGTSITSLVNGGLEAFTKAMAVELAPVRLNAISPGVVDSGSFWDRLGTEARERLFTDYAKKVPARRVGRPEDLASATLFAMTNPFLTGTVISVDGGGLLM; this is encoded by the coding sequence ATGCAGCTCGAAGGCAAGAGGGTGGTCGTCATTGGTGCGGGCTCGGGCATTGGCCGGTCCGTGGCCGTCGCCGCATCGGAGGCCGGGGCCTCCGTGGTGCTCGCGGGCCGCAAGCGCGAGTCGCTGGAGGCCACGGCGGCGCTGATGAAGGGACGCCGGGAGGTGCGCGTCCTCGACGCCTCGGAGGAGACTCAGGTGGCGGCGTTCTTCGAGGAGGTGGGCTCGTTCGACCACCTCGTGAGCACCGCGAGCCAGGGAGCCTCCGGGCCCCTCACCGGCATGGGCGCCGACGCAATTCAGCGAGCCTTCGCCGCCAAGCTCTGGGCGCCCGTGTTCCTCGTGAAGCATGCGGCGCCGCGCATCGCACAGGACGGCTCCTTCACCTTCTTCTCCGGCTTCCGCGCGGGACGGCCCGCCGTGGGCACGTCCATCACCAGCCTCGTCAACGGTGGGCTGGAGGCCTTCACCAAGGCCATGGCGGTGGAGTTGGCGCCGGTGCGGCTCAACGCCATCTCTCCGGGCGTGGTGGACTCGGGCTCGTTCTGGGACCGGCTCGGCACAGAGGCGCGGGAGCGGCTGTTCACGGACTACGCGAAGAAGGTGCCTGCCCGCCGCGTGGGCCGGCCCGAGGACCTCGCCTCCGCCACCCTCTTCGCGATGACCAACCCCTTCCTCACCGGCACCGTCATCTCCGTGGACGGCGGTGGGCTGCTCATGTGA
- a CDS encoding lipocalin-like domain-containing protein, translating into MHLSRSLALAAVSLLLMAAAPREQVSAKQLVGTWTLVVCDNVYPDGRRAQLYGAEPQGLLMFDGQGRYSLHILRAGRARFASNDKSQGTLEEYKATVQGSNSHFGRYTVDGAKGTLTFHIDHASFPNWEGTQQQRSFTLDGDELTYTVPVPTSGGTTAVGEVKWRRAK; encoded by the coding sequence ATGCACCTGTCCCGAAGCCTCGCCCTTGCCGCAGTGTCGCTGCTGCTCATGGCCGCTGCTCCTCGCGAGCAGGTGTCCGCGAAGCAGCTCGTGGGGACGTGGACGCTCGTCGTCTGCGACAACGTGTATCCCGACGGCCGCCGCGCGCAACTCTACGGTGCCGAACCCCAGGGCCTGCTCATGTTCGACGGCCAGGGCCGCTACTCCCTGCACATCCTCCGCGCGGGCCGTGCTCGCTTCGCCTCCAACGACAAGAGCCAGGGCACGCTGGAGGAGTACAAGGCCACGGTGCAGGGCAGCAACTCGCACTTCGGCCGCTACACGGTGGATGGCGCGAAGGGCACCCTCACCTTCCACATCGACCACGCCTCGTTCCCCAACTGGGAGGGCACCCAGCAGCAGCGCAGCTTCACGCTCGACGGCGACGAGCTGACGTACACCGTCCCCGTCCCCACGAGCGGCGGCACGACCGCAGTGGGTGAGGTGAAGTGGCGGCGCGCGAAGTAG
- a CDS encoding TetR/AcrR family transcriptional regulator has translation MARGKKLAPRKQPTQERSRATVDALVQATADLLVRDGYEKLTTNRVAERAGVNIASLYQFFPGKDALVAEVRRRHVEAQQVAMREAMKELQGKGLEETVRALVTMGVAAHAVDPKLHHALTEELPARVSRVGDPKDPVLSEARKLMEGFAGSGEDVERTLWMVDTVAHAAIHRGVIERPEDLESGALTEELVTLLVRYLRRR, from the coding sequence ATGGCGCGCGGGAAGAAGCTCGCTCCGAGGAAGCAGCCTACACAGGAGCGCTCGCGCGCCACGGTGGACGCGCTGGTGCAGGCGACCGCCGACCTGTTGGTGCGAGACGGCTACGAGAAGCTGACCACCAACCGCGTGGCCGAGCGCGCCGGAGTCAACATCGCGTCGCTGTACCAGTTCTTCCCCGGGAAGGACGCGCTCGTGGCGGAGGTGCGCCGCCGCCATGTGGAGGCGCAGCAGGTGGCCATGCGCGAGGCCATGAAGGAGCTGCAAGGGAAGGGGCTGGAGGAGACGGTGCGTGCGCTCGTCACGATGGGTGTGGCGGCGCACGCGGTAGACCCGAAGCTGCACCATGCGCTCACGGAGGAATTGCCGGCCCGCGTCTCGCGAGTGGGCGACCCGAAGGACCCCGTGCTCTCGGAGGCGCGCAAGCTGATGGAGGGCTTCGCCGGGAGTGGTGAGGACGTGGAGCGCACGCTGTGGATGGTGGACACCGTCGCGCATGCCGCCATCCATCGCGGAGTCATCGAGCGCCCCGAAGACCTCGAGAGCGGCGCGCTCACCGAGGAACTCGTCACCCTGCTGGTGCGCTACCTGCGGCGCCGGTGA
- a CDS encoding M20/M25/M40 family metallo-hydrolase: MKRCLLPILALVACATPQQGLTPAPEPTSSAPPLPQEVRLADLRQLTFGGENAEAYWSFDGRQLSLQARHDGMACDRIYRMSIDPSGAQPTVTPVSSGKGATTCSHFLPGNEELIYASTHLGGDACPPRPDHSMGYVWALYDTYDIFKTRADGTGELTRLTETRGYDAEGTVCAKDGSIIFTSVRDGDLELYRMDKDGKNVKRLTHTPGYDGGAFFNADCTRIVWRASRPHPGKELEDYQSLLARGLVRPTKLELYVANADGSEARQITWLNAASFAPFFHPNGKRILFSSNYGDPKGREFDIWAVDIDGSHLERITHAPGFDGFPMFSPDGKWLAFSSNRATAPGKGDTNLFLARWVDDAKPALETTAVDRIREDVAFLAAPEREGRGIGTAGLEAAGQKIEERFQSLGLSPAGDSGTFRQVFPVTTAVKAGAGTQVTLGGTVVPADAYTVLGFSAQGVAEGPLAFAGYGIVEPSLKVDDYGKQSVKGKLVVVRRFVPDSATFADTDKQRRFGDLRYKAWVAAQRGAKALLVVDWPEAPTPPQKDWKLPPEASLPGLSPEGHGDAGIPVVVVKRSAVEPLMAALTKGQRVQARVETRLDFEKRDAFNVVGLLPAGEGKLPGAIVIGAHYDHLGLGGRYSLAPDRHEPHGGADDNASGVAGLLEIARTLSEQRAQLKRDVLFVAFSGEESGVLGSTYFTRQRGDVGMKDISAMLNLDMVGRLRAGGLTVLGAESANEWSPLITAACEQARVPCTSSGDGYGPSDHSPFYAAGVPVLHFFTGAHSDYHKPSDTVDTLNVAGTERVARIVSSVALALDGKTTLTYRKVPSPAPRGDMRSFNASLGTVPDYAGPPEGQKGMLLAGVRAGGAAEQAGMKRGDILVRLGKSAINSVEDLMYVLNTSKPGESVKAIVIRDGKEVPLEVTFQESKRPR, translated from the coding sequence ATGAAGCGATGCCTGCTCCCCATCCTCGCCCTCGTTGCCTGTGCCACCCCACAGCAGGGCCTCACGCCCGCTCCGGAGCCCACGTCCTCGGCGCCGCCGCTTCCTCAGGAGGTGCGGCTGGCGGACCTGCGCCAGCTCACCTTCGGCGGTGAGAACGCGGAGGCGTACTGGTCCTTCGATGGCAGGCAGCTCTCCCTCCAGGCCCGGCACGACGGCATGGCGTGTGACCGCATCTACCGCATGTCCATCGACCCGTCGGGCGCGCAGCCCACGGTGACGCCGGTGTCGAGCGGGAAGGGCGCCACCACGTGCTCGCACTTCCTTCCCGGTAACGAGGAGCTCATCTACGCCTCCACGCACCTGGGCGGAGATGCGTGCCCGCCGCGCCCGGACCACTCCATGGGCTACGTCTGGGCCCTCTACGACACCTACGACATCTTCAAGACGCGCGCGGACGGCACCGGCGAGCTCACGCGCCTCACCGAGACGCGGGGCTACGACGCGGAGGGCACCGTCTGCGCGAAGGACGGCTCCATCATCTTCACCTCCGTGCGGGATGGAGACCTGGAGCTGTACCGCATGGACAAGGACGGGAAGAACGTGAAGCGGCTCACGCACACGCCCGGCTATGACGGCGGTGCGTTCTTCAACGCGGACTGCACCAGGATTGTCTGGCGCGCGTCGAGGCCCCACCCGGGCAAGGAATTGGAGGACTACCAGTCGCTGCTCGCTCGCGGGCTCGTGCGGCCCACGAAGCTGGAGCTCTACGTGGCCAACGCGGACGGCTCGGAGGCGCGGCAGATTACGTGGCTCAACGCCGCGTCCTTCGCGCCGTTCTTCCACCCCAACGGCAAGCGCATCCTCTTCTCGTCCAACTACGGCGACCCCAAGGGCCGCGAGTTCGACATCTGGGCGGTGGACATCGACGGCTCCCACCTGGAGCGCATCACCCACGCGCCCGGCTTCGACGGCTTCCCCATGTTCTCCCCCGACGGGAAGTGGCTGGCGTTCTCCAGCAACCGCGCCACCGCGCCGGGCAAGGGTGACACCAACCTCTTCCTCGCGCGCTGGGTGGACGACGCGAAGCCCGCTCTCGAGACGACGGCCGTGGACCGCATCCGGGAGGACGTCGCCTTCCTCGCGGCCCCGGAGCGCGAGGGGCGCGGCATCGGTACCGCCGGGCTGGAGGCGGCGGGCCAGAAGATTGAAGAGCGCTTCCAGTCGCTGGGCCTGTCGCCCGCGGGAGACAGTGGCACGTTCCGCCAGGTGTTCCCGGTGACGACGGCGGTGAAGGCGGGCGCGGGCACGCAGGTGACGCTCGGCGGGACGGTGGTGCCGGCGGACGCGTACACGGTGCTCGGCTTCTCCGCGCAGGGCGTGGCGGAGGGGCCGCTGGCCTTCGCGGGCTACGGCATCGTCGAGCCGTCGCTGAAGGTGGACGACTACGGGAAGCAGTCGGTGAAGGGGAAGCTGGTGGTGGTGCGCCGCTTCGTGCCGGACTCGGCCACCTTCGCGGACACGGACAAGCAGCGGCGCTTCGGAGACCTCCGCTACAAGGCATGGGTGGCCGCGCAGCGCGGCGCGAAGGCGCTCCTCGTCGTGGACTGGCCCGAGGCTCCCACGCCGCCGCAAAAGGACTGGAAGCTGCCGCCCGAGGCCTCGCTGCCCGGCCTCTCTCCCGAGGGCCACGGCGACGCGGGCATTCCCGTGGTGGTGGTGAAGCGCTCGGCGGTGGAGCCACTGATGGCGGCGCTGACGAAGGGCCAGCGTGTGCAGGCGCGCGTGGAGACGCGGCTCGACTTCGAGAAGCGCGACGCCTTCAACGTGGTGGGCCTGCTGCCGGCGGGAGAGGGGAAGCTGCCCGGCGCCATCGTGATTGGCGCGCACTATGACCACCTGGGCCTGGGCGGGCGCTACTCGCTGGCGCCGGACCGGCACGAGCCGCACGGGGGCGCGGACGACAACGCGTCCGGTGTCGCGGGGCTGCTCGAAATCGCGCGCACGCTGTCCGAGCAGCGCGCGCAGTTGAAGCGCGACGTGCTCTTCGTGGCCTTCTCCGGCGAGGAGTCGGGCGTGCTGGGCTCCACGTACTTCACGCGGCAGCGCGGCGACGTGGGGATGAAGGACATCTCCGCCATGCTGAACCTGGACATGGTGGGCCGGCTGCGCGCGGGCGGCCTCACGGTGCTGGGCGCCGAGTCCGCCAACGAGTGGAGCCCGCTCATCACCGCCGCCTGCGAGCAGGCCCGCGTGCCCTGCACGTCCAGCGGTGACGGCTACGGCCCCAGCGACCACTCGCCGTTCTACGCGGCCGGCGTCCCGGTGCTGCACTTCTTCACGGGGGCGCACTCGGACTACCACAAGCCTTCGGACACGGTGGACACGCTCAACGTGGCGGGCACCGAGCGCGTGGCGCGCATCGTCTCCTCGGTGGCGCTGGCGTTGGATGGGAAGACGACGCTCACCTACCGGAAGGTGCCGTCGCCCGCGCCGCGCGGGGACATGCGCAGCTTCAACGCGTCGCTCGGCACGGTGCCGGACTACGCGGGTCCGCCGGAGGGGCAGAAGGGCATGCTGCTCGCGGGCGTGCGTGCGGGCGGCGCGGCGGAGCAGGCGGGCATGAAGCGCGGCGACATCCTGGTGCGGCTCGGGAAGAGCGCCATCAACAGCGTGGAGGACCTGATGTACGTGCTCAACACCTCCAAGCCCGGCGAGTCGGTGAAGGCCATCGTCATCCGCGACGGGAAGGAAGTGCCGCTGGAGGTGACGTTCCAGGAGAGCAAGCGGCCCCGCTGA
- a CDS encoding YaeQ family protein → MGYTARSMALAPTLYDFQVALSHVDRSIDQPTLVIKLARHPSETMLRAWLRVLAFCWLWEERLAFGKGLAEPDAPDLECRDYTGLVTRWVRVGKADPLKVQRAVDQNPHAKVSVMFESTQRMEAFLAEAREAKAARVAKAELVAVDAELLGALSQFDTRRIKLSVTFVGDHVYVECDGRSFDGPLTRASL, encoded by the coding sequence ATGGGCTATACCGCACGCTCCATGGCCCTAGCTCCGACGCTGTACGACTTCCAGGTCGCCTTGAGTCACGTCGACCGCTCGATTGACCAGCCCACCCTGGTCATCAAGCTCGCGCGACACCCGTCGGAGACGATGCTGCGTGCGTGGCTGCGGGTGCTCGCGTTCTGCTGGCTCTGGGAAGAGCGGCTGGCGTTCGGCAAGGGGCTGGCCGAGCCCGACGCTCCGGACCTGGAGTGCCGCGACTACACGGGCCTCGTCACCCGCTGGGTGCGCGTGGGGAAGGCGGACCCGCTGAAGGTCCAGCGCGCCGTGGACCAGAATCCGCACGCGAAGGTCTCCGTGATGTTCGAGTCCACCCAGCGGATGGAAGCCTTCCTCGCCGAGGCCCGAGAGGCGAAGGCGGCACGCGTGGCAAAGGCGGAGCTCGTCGCGGTGGATGCCGAGCTGCTGGGCGCCCTCTCCCAGTTCGACACGCGACGCATCAAGCTGTCGGTGACCTTCGTCGGCGACCACGTCTACGTCGAGTGCGACGGCCGGAGCTTCGACGGTCCACTCACCCGCGCGAGCCTGTGA